A portion of the Lentisphaerota bacterium genome contains these proteins:
- the dxs gene encoding 1-deoxy-D-xylulose-5-phosphate synthase, protein MSLLQTITGAGDVGNLPADALPLLAEEIRKRIIAVVSRNGGHLASNLGVVDLTVALLRVFKPPADKIVWDVGHQTYAWKLLTGRGDRFDTLRQPAGLSGFQKREESPCDAFGAGHAGTAISAAMGMAAARDRRGGRESVVAVVGDASLGNGISLEALNTLSSVTRRMIVILNDNEMSIGGPVGAISSHLGRLLASPSYNRWKAAAEQVGHRLRMDSLRGVYHRTEQAVKSLFLKNALFEEFGLRYMGPVDGHDLGALCDALTVARAYDRPILIHVSTLKGRGHRPAELNPEAWHGVGCFDPEGGEAAPPPRGYSHVLGERLCVLAQRDPSVVAITAAMCGGTGLTGFARQFPDRFFDVGICEEHAVVFAAGLAAEGLRPFVAIYSTFMQRAVDCVMHDVCLQGLPVVFCMDRAGVVGSDGPTHHGVFDIPMLRCLPNLVFMQPRDEAELGRMLETAARHPGPVAIRYPRDPAGGAAAAVTAEPLPVGVAEVVEPPTGDGPPVWIWALGDFVTLGCETAARLRERGVAAGVVNARFIKPLDRERLRQQAESGARFVTLENGAVAGGFGSALAEELDTLGVSQARVHRFGWPDRFIPQGTPAGLREQFGLTPEALAQTIGRAI, encoded by the coding sequence ATGAGCCTACTGCAAACCATTACCGGCGCTGGAGATGTGGGCAATCTGCCGGCTGACGCGTTGCCGCTTCTGGCCGAAGAGATCCGCAAACGGATTATTGCGGTGGTGAGCCGGAACGGAGGGCATCTGGCCTCGAATTTGGGCGTCGTCGATCTGACGGTCGCGCTGCTGCGGGTGTTCAAGCCGCCGGCCGACAAGATTGTCTGGGATGTCGGCCATCAGACGTATGCCTGGAAGTTGCTGACCGGCCGTGGCGACCGCTTTGACACCCTCCGCCAGCCCGCCGGGCTCTCAGGATTCCAAAAGCGCGAGGAGAGTCCGTGCGACGCCTTCGGCGCGGGCCATGCCGGGACGGCGATCTCGGCGGCCATGGGGATGGCTGCGGCGCGCGACAGGCGCGGCGGGCGCGAGTCGGTGGTCGCCGTCGTCGGCGACGCCTCGCTCGGCAACGGCATTTCGCTGGAGGCGTTGAACACCCTGAGTTCGGTGACCCGCCGGATGATCGTGATCCTGAATGACAACGAGATGTCCATCGGCGGGCCGGTCGGGGCGATCTCCTCGCATCTGGGCCGGCTGCTCGCCAGCCCGAGCTACAACCGCTGGAAGGCGGCGGCGGAGCAGGTCGGCCACCGTCTGCGAATGGATTCGTTGCGCGGGGTCTACCATCGCACCGAACAGGCGGTCAAGAGCCTGTTCCTGAAGAACGCCCTGTTTGAGGAGTTCGGCTTGCGCTACATGGGGCCGGTGGACGGCCACGACCTCGGCGCGCTGTGCGACGCGCTCACCGTCGCCCGGGCCTATGACCGGCCGATCCTGATCCACGTCTCGACCCTCAAGGGGCGCGGCCATCGGCCCGCCGAGTTGAATCCCGAGGCGTGGCACGGGGTCGGCTGTTTCGATCCCGAGGGGGGAGAGGCCGCGCCGCCCCCGCGGGGCTATTCGCACGTTTTGGGCGAGCGGCTGTGCGTGCTGGCGCAGCGCGATCCGTCGGTGGTGGCGATCACCGCCGCCATGTGCGGCGGGACGGGCCTCACCGGGTTTGCGCGGCAATTTCCCGACCGGTTCTTCGACGTCGGCATCTGCGAGGAGCACGCCGTGGTGTTTGCGGCGGGGCTGGCGGCCGAGGGGCTGAGACCGTTCGTGGCGATCTATTCGACCTTCATGCAGCGGGCGGTTGATTGCGTGATGCACGACGTCTGCCTGCAGGGACTGCCGGTGGTGTTCTGCATGGACCGCGCCGGTGTGGTCGGCAGCGATGGTCCGACGCACCACGGGGTGTTTGACATTCCGATGCTGCGCTGCCTGCCGAATCTGGTGTTCATGCAGCCGCGCGACGAGGCCGAACTGGGCCGGATGCTGGAAACGGCGGCGCGGCATCCCGGCCCGGTCGCTATCCGCTATCCCCGCGATCCGGCCGGCGGCGCCGCCGCCGCCGTGACTGCGGAGCCGCTGCCCGTCGGCGTCGCGGAGGTGGTCGAGCCGCCGACCGGCGACGGTCCGCCGGTCTGGATCTGGGCGCTCGGCGATTTTGTCACCCTGGGCTGCGAGACGGCGGCGCGGTTGCGCGAGCGGGGCGTCGCGGCGGGCGTCGTCAACGCGCGGTTCATCAAGCCGCTGGACCGGGAGCGGCTCCGCCAGCAGGCGGAATCCGGCGCCCGGTTTGTGACGCTGGAAAACGGCGCGGTCGCCGGCGGCTTCGGCAGCGCGCTCGCCGAGGAGCTGGACACGCTCGGCGTGTCCCAGGCGCGCGTGCACCGGTTCGGCTGGCCCGACCGCTTTATTCCGCAGGGAACCCCCGCCGGCCTGCGCGAGCAGTTTGGCCTCACGCCGGAGGCCCTGGCGCAGACGATCGGCCGTGCGATTTAA